A genomic window from Nicotiana sylvestris chromosome 11, ASM39365v2, whole genome shotgun sequence includes:
- the LOC104236660 gene encoding protein NRT1/ PTR FAMILY 1.1-like, with protein MEMKGSSSDLVETSGDVSNSKKGGLKTMPFIIANEALERAAGVGLSANMILYLTKEYHWENATGASILFWWGSIANFMPIFGALLADSYLGRYFVIALGTVVSLMGMVVLWLTAILKEAKPHSCNLEAGNCSKPDFGQVALLFASFALMSIGAGCIMPCALAFGADQFNKPENPDNGRILQSFFNWYYASVCISTLISMTVIVYIQAQFGWIVGFGVSACLMLLAAATFLLGSKLFIRIKANKSLVTSFVQVVAAAWKSRHLALPPVDSDELYHHDKGSRLTIPTNKLRFLNKACIIRNPEKDLNPDGTASDPWKLCTVQQVEGMKALLKVLPIWSSGIMVAVTLNQHAFPVLQANTMDRHLVGNFNIPPGSFSAFAIITLTICVAIYDRILVPQISKITKNPRGLSFKQRMGIGILLSCAAQAVAALVEKERRVRALSEGLANHPFSQVNMSAMWLIPQNSLTGLAEAFNVIGQIEFYYSQFPKSMASIGVALLALGMGVGNLVGNLIVKYASTRGGKQSWVLNNLNLGHYDYYYWLLCFLSRVNFFYFIVCAWAYGSTEEQQKIWDVEQVEKEGDILIL; from the exons ATGGAAATGAAAGGAAGTTCTTCTGATTTAGTGGAAACTTCAGGGGATGTCTCAAATAGCAAGAAAGGTGGCCTTAAAACCATGCCATTTATTATCG CAAATGAGGCATTGGAAagggcagcaggtgttggacTAAGCGCGAATATGATCTTGTACTTGACAAAAGAGTATCACTGGGAAAATGCTACTGGAGCTAGCATCCTTTTCTGGTGGGGTTCTATCGCAAATTTCATGCCTATCTTTGGAGCTCTCCTTGCTGATTCTTACTTGGGTCGCTATTTTGTGATTGCTTTAGGAACAGTTGTCAGCCTTATG GGAATGGTGGTATTGTGGTTAACAGCTATACTAAAAGAAGCAAAGCCACATTCTTGCAACCTAGAAGCAGGAAATTGTTCAAAACCAGACTTTGGCCAAGTCGCACTTCTCTTTGCATCATTTGCATTAATGTCTATAGGAGCGGGGTGTATTATGCCGTGTGCTTTAGCTTTTGGAGCTGATCAATTCAACAAACCTGAGAATCCGGACAACGGAAGGATCTTGCAGAGTTTCTTCAATTGGTATTATGCATCAGTTTGCATATCAACGTTGATTTCAATGACAGTTATAGTGTATATTCAGGCTCAATTTGGCTGGATTGTGGGGTTTGGAGTGTCAGCATGCCTCATGCTGTTGGCAGCTGCTACGTTTCTTTTGGGTTCTAAACTTTTCATTAGGATCAAAGCAAACAAGAGCCTGGTCACTAGTTTTGTCCAAGTTGTAGCTGCCGCATGGAAAAGCAGACATCTTGCTTTGCCTCCAGTGGATTCTGATGAGTTGTATCATCATGACAAGGGTTCAAGGCTTACTATTCCAACAAACAAACTAAG GTTCTTAAATAAGGCCTGCATCATTAGAAACCCTGAGAAAGATTTAAATCCAGATGGAACAGCTTCAGACCCATGGAAACTGTGCACAGTTCAACAAGTGGAAGGAATGAAAGCCCTGCTCAAGGTATTGCCCATATGGTCATCAGGCATCATGGTAGCAGTAACCCTGAATCAGCATGCCTTTCCAGTACTCCAAGCAAACACAATGGACAGACACCTTGTTGGAAACTTCAATATCCCACCAGGCTCATTTAGTGCTTTTGCAATCATTACATTGACAATATGTGTAGCCATCTATGACCGAATCCTCGTTCCCCAGATATCAAAGATCACCAAGAACCCACGCGGCCTGAGCTTTAAACAACGAATGGGAATCGGTATCTTGCTCTCTTGTGCAGCTCAGGCAGTGGCAGCATTGGTGGAAAAGGAACGACGGGTGCGAGCCCTTAGTGAAGGGCTAGCAAACCATCCATTTTCGCAAGTGAACATGTCAGCAATGTGGCTAATACCACAGAACAGCTTAACTGGactagctgaggcattcaatgTAATTGGGCAGATAGAATTCTACTACTCACAGTTCCCCAAAAGTATGGCAAGTATTGGAGTAGCACTACTCGCACTGGGCATGGGAGTTGGAAACTTGGTGGGAAATCTTATTGTGAAATATGCTTCAACAAGAGGAGGGAAACAAAGTTGGGTATTAAATAACTTAAATTTGGGTcactatgattattactattgGCTACTTTGCTTTCTGAGCCGGGTTAATTTCTTCTACTTCATCGTGTGTGCCTGGGCTTATGGATCCACTGAAGAACAACAGAAAATATGGGATGTTGAACAAGTTGAAAAGGAAGGAGACATACTCATATTGTAG